The DNA sequence CTGCGCGTCTCGGCGAAAACGCCAAAACACAATCACTCAGAGATGTCGGTGCGTGGCTCATCCTTTCAGCCCCACCCTCAGAGCTCTGCACGGCTGGTGGGTGGACCAGAGGCCAGGGAACAAAGACGGCAAATTCTTAAAGCGGGATGAGAAAATGAAAACGACAGACAAAATTCGGGAGAAATCCTACCCTTACATGCTGCCCTATCTGTGGGCACATGTGCCGGCAATTGCAGCGCTAGGAATCTGGAGCGGTACTGGTTGGTTCACCGCACCGGCGATAGCAATCCTATTTGCTGGCGCCACCACGGCTTTCTGGAAAACAGCTGGCAACTCACCCATGGTGAGAAACGCCTTCGCCGTCTCCTTGATGATTATGGCAATGCTATGCGTCTATCAGCTTCAGGGCACATCTTTGCAGATTGATGCTCATCTCTACTTTATGGCGTCTTTGGCAACGCTCATTGTTTTTGTCGACTTCAGAGCGCTACTGGCAGCCGCCGGTGTGGTGGCCATTCATCACGTGGGTTTCAACTTTTTGGTCCCAGAGTTCTTGTGGGCAGGCGGCGCAGACTTCAGCCGCGTGGCTGTTCACGCTGCCGTTGTTATCATTGAGACAACGGTGCTCGTCATGGCTGTGAAACAGATGCGCGATGCTTTTGAAAGCGCCGACGCCTCACTTGAGCGAGCAGAAGAGGCGCTCGCTCAAACAGAGCTTCTGTCTTCAGAGGCCGAAAAGCTTCAGCAGAAAAGCGAAGTTGAACGTGCCGAGGCGATGAGCCAGGTTGCGACCCGCTTTGAAGAAACAGTGGGCGACCTTGTGGCGTCCGTCACCAAAGAAACATCTGCCATGGCGAATGTTGCGGGCATCATGAGCGATACAGCAACAGGTGCAGCTGAGAAGAGCGGCGCCGCAGCACAGTCTTCCACGGCGGCATCAGAGAATGTCACAGTGGTCGCGTCAGCTGCAGAAGAAATGTCTGCCTCCATTCGCGAGATTGCGACACAGGTTGGTCATTCCACAGATGTAGCAGAATCAGCCGTTGGCGATGCAGAAGAAGCAGACAGCCGGGTTCAAGAGTTAGCAACAACGGCAAACAAGATCGGTGAAATCATCAGCCTCATCACCGATATTGCTGAGCAGACAAATCTCCTGGCGCTGAATGCGACCATCGAAGCAGCCCGTGCTGGCGATGCGGGCAAGGGCTTTGCCGTTGTGGCATCGGAGGTGAAGAGCCTGGCCAGCCAAACCGCGAAAGCAACTGAGGAGATCACATCGCAGATCAACTCAATTCAGGCAGCTACAAATGGCACCGTAAGTTCCATTTCCGCGATCCGCGAACGCATCGATGAGATGCGCACTGTGAGCGGTGCTATCGCTGCGGCAATCGAAGAGCAGTCAGCGGCAACCGCCGAAATCACCCGGGCAACACAGCTTGCTGCCGAGGGCGCTGAAGAGATGACGCGTCATGCAGGTGGTATCCAGACCGGCATCACAGAAACAAGTGAAGCTGCGGATAATCTGGTGCAAAACTTCCAGTCATTGAGCAGCTACACGGAAAACCTCGACGGCGAGGTACGAAGTTTCCTAGAGAGCATCCGCGCTGCTTAGCACCATCTTAGACAGCACTCATGAGAAAGCCCGGCGCATGCGCCGGGCTTTTTGAGTTCGGGAGTTGAGAACAGATCAG is a window from the Rhodobiaceae bacterium genome containing:
- the mcp2 gene encoding methyl-accepting chemotaxis protein 2, which encodes MKTTDKIREKSYPYMLPYLWAHVPAIAALGIWSGTGWFTAPAIAILFAGATTAFWKTAGNSPMVRNAFAVSLMIMAMLCVYQLQGTSLQIDAHLYFMASLATLIVFVDFRALLAAAGVVAIHHVGFNFLVPEFLWAGGADFSRVAVHAAVVIIETTVLVMAVKQMRDAFESADASLERAEEALAQTELLSSEAEKLQQKSEVERAEAMSQVATRFEETVGDLVASVTKETSAMANVAGIMSDTATGAAEKSGAAAQSSTAASENVTVVASAAEEMSASIREIATQVGHSTDVAESAVGDAEEADSRVQELATTANKIGEIISLITDIAEQTNLLALNATIEAARAGDAGKGFAVVASEVKSLASQTAKATEEITSQINSIQAATNGTVSSISAIRERIDEMRTVSGAIAAAIEEQSAATAEITRATQLAAEGAEEMTRHAGGIQTGITETSEAADNLVQNFQSLSSYTENLDGEVRSFLESIRAA